A stretch of DNA from Tigriopus californicus strain San Diego chromosome 8, Tcal_SD_v2.1, whole genome shotgun sequence:
CGACATCCTCAATTCGACCTCGGATGAGGCGGAGATCACCTATTTAGACGGGAAGAAGATCATCGTGATCGACAGCCAGGCCAAATGTCGCGTGCCCATCGCTCTGGAAAAGATTGCGAGTCCTGACGAATCCGAGGCCAGCTTCGCCCGACACATCGACGACCAAGTCAACATTGTGTGGAGCCTCAAGAAACTGGAACGAAATGGATTGGTGTCTCTCAAGGAGATCCAGCTCACGCCCAATATGATTCAAACCCTCTCGCTCTGTGATATCGATTGGTCGCTCTTTGTCAATGGACAGCAATGGCTAGGGATGGAGCTCCAAGCTCAAGCCGGTCAGCCCATTGAGGTTACTATTCGACTCTCGAGACCCACTTTGGCGGCCGCCTCGACCGAGGACAAACATGAAAAGTGGCGTTGTATGTTCAGCTTGAACTGCCATTACGAAGAAGAGGTCACGCCCAGTGGGCAGATCAAGCGCATCGAGCTGCCCTCAAGTGGATCCAAGTGCGTCCGCAGTGCCGGAAATCATCAAAACGTGACCTACAAAGCAGTGATAATCGCTCCCAATTGTGGCAACCTGTTCCTCAAGAGCTCCTGCGAGGCCATGATCCCATCGGATCAGGCCACGCGGATCGTCGAGCTCCCTTTGGTGGGTATCACCATTCAAAACTGAGATTAATTGGCAAAGATATCTGTTCATGGAACTAGAAATATAACTTTATATCATGTGCATAAGTCACACAAATAACATGAGAGGGAGGGAAAGAAATTGGGAATTCGTTGAAACCGATGAGTTATTCCTCAGGCCATCCAAAGTCCCTATCCACCACATTGTAGAGATCGTAGTTAAATTGGGCGTAGAACTTCCTTAAGCGCGTTTTGGTCTCATCAGTGATGTTTGGGTGAGCTCGACCCTTGCTTTTGGTCAAGCAATGCAGCTCCGGATTACTActggtcttcttcttcaagcaaTGGAAGCCTTTGGTTGAGTTGAAGAAGAAGTCGTTCTTTTCGATCTGAAGAGGTAATCCCAGaaattgttccactttccTTAGCTCATGCCAAGGTTGGTGAATTAATCGATCCCCATTCACGATATGAATCTGATTCTTCGGGAAGAAATGCATCCACCGGTGGATGTACTGGACATAGATGCTCTTGGCCACGGCTTCATAGCCCGTATTCACCGATTTATTCGGGAAGAATACCAACTCCTCAAATGACTTGAAAGTTCGACCGCGTTCCAAATGGTTGTACATGATTTGAGTATAATCAGAGATCAGTCGGGTGACGGGATCCCTCAGAACTAAAAGAAGTAAGATTTGCGGGTTCATGGCAAAAATCCGTTGTGGAACACTCTCGGTCACAAAATAGCTGGGACTCTTCTCGATAGCCAATTCACCAGGCATGGTTTTAGGCATTTGGCTCTTGTACCATTCCAATCCGAGATGGAAGTTGGTCTCGATGTCGAAAAAATGCACTTCCGCCTTGGCAATCTTCACCTGGGAGTGGAGATTAATCATATCCAGAAGGGCTCGAGTCCCACCTTTCCGTACCCCAATGACAATGCATTCAGGTAAACGGTGAATGGCGGAAGAATTGTCGACCTGAGTGTCCACTGGGTGAATGTGAAATTTACCGAATTTCACCAATACCATTCCGGTCAGGTGGACCGTGGCCACAATGAGAATGGCCACCTGGAGGAACCGAGACACCTTGGAAGTCCACATGATTTCTTCTTGGTGTTATTATGGTCTCATGGTTGTTCATGAGAAAGTGAGAAAGCTCGGCAAGTCATGAGCGCCCATGGAAAAGACAGTCACAAAGGGGGCGAAAAATCAATAATCCAGGAGACGCAAGCAAGTCCGCACACTCTGTGAGGGTGGTGCCCTTCTCTCTCTTGCCTCAGTTTCGTGAGAAATGGTAATCTAATCTGCTCCTTTGGGCACTAGGAAGTTGCAAAGGTTCGAATATaggcttttcaaaaatgtacttGGATTGTCTCTGTCCCCTCCTTTGCTTTGGTTTGGCTTCGCCACTGTCATGAAAATTTGGAGgcatcattgatttttttttcgtataTAGTTGCGTTCACAAACCATTTCATCAGTAGCCTCCAGACGGCTTTCCTTTTTATTTAAATTGAGGTAAACACAATATAAAATCGTGTTTCTTGTATAAGAATATAAAGCAATATAAACATAAATGCAACAAGTTCTAATGGAATGTCTTCTTCACATCGCACTGATCTCTGACCAAAGTCAAGCCCTCCAAGTCAACTCCTGCTTGATGACAAGTCACACCCAAATGTTCTACGGCTGCTTGAACTTGATCCAGCGCATTTGGAGCTTTGGTTATCAGCACCAGAAATCCACCACCACCCGCTCCTGCCAAAGACTGTataaaagtacaaaaagttTTAAATCATTTGACGTCCATGGTAGTAAACAGAAGATCTGCTCTAACCTGACCAAGTGACAACGACTTGGTGGCTTTCAAAATGGGCACAATGGATTCGGGTTCACTTCCCTCGGCTAAGAGTTTCTTCAGGGTCCAATAAGTGTTGAGGCACTCGCCTACCTGAGCAAGAGATTCTAGAATGGAGGGCTAGAATTTTTGTCTGCTAAATTCATTAGAAAATTGTCAGATGCTCGAATCTTACCATTTTGGATGGCTGTCCACATTTTAGTGGCCAGGTCGTGATTGTCCCTAATAGCTTGATGAATAACATCCTTCTTGGAATACCAAGCCTTCACAACATTCTATATGAAACGATGTGTGCTTTCAATAAGTGATGAACGATGAGTAACCGACATGTTCCCAATGCTCTTACCTGAAGGAGGTTCTTGGCCAACCTCACTTTACCCGTGTAAACTAGGACGAGATGAGACTCTAGCACCTTATTGAAAGGATGTTCCATTGGAATGATCTCACGAGTGACAGTCAAAGGCTCTTTGGGCAGACACCTTCCAATTTTAATCCCCGGGACCAAGCCGTTCACCTGATCTTGCCAACCTCCTCCAGTAGTAAGCAATTGTTCCACTTGTAAAACCTATTTGGCATAGTCTCTTTAACGAGATCTCAAAATAAAACTCACCAGCTGTATACTCACTCCATGGATGATGTCGTCAATGGTAAATACCAATCCCATGCAGTCCCATAGGCACGCCAAAATAGTTCCGGCTAAAATGCTAGAGGTTCCAAGACCTGTTCCTTCTGGTAAATCTGACCACGTTTCTACTTCAATGCCGCCTTCGAAATGCTAAAGCACGGTCAAAATGAGAGCAATCAATGTCGCCCAATTACTTAAGTGGGAACAgatttttacaattttgaagaggtttaCCTTTGCCAAGAGGTCTTCCAATGTGCCTTGAGTTAAGCTGAAATTAGTGGCAAGGTGTAGACATGATTTAACTAAGGCAAAATCTGAAGTCGGATTAGAGAAATCCTGCAAGTCCTGCATTTTCCCGAATGTTCTGGTGAACCCTTTCTTATTCTGAGCTCCTTGGTGCATTTTGATCTCCATGCATTCCACTCTTTTCATACGACACCCTATGGGTCTCTACAATTGGAACATGCAAATTTGCTTGAGCATTACTTCCAATTCAAGAAGGAAGCTGTCTATTCACCTTGCCATTGATAACAATTGCCACTCCCACCACCGCTCCTCCTTAGTCATTGCAAATTGGGGGCGTGTCAGTCCATCCTCCCGCTAGGTCAATTCTAGCTGGGCTGGTGCTTTCAACCCAAATATTGAGCGGTGGCCTAGTTCCCGCGGGTTTGGGCAAGATGTTGGATTGAACTGTTCTGGTAACATAACTAGTTACCAGACTTATCACTTGGTCCAATTGGCTGGCAAGGTACGTCCCATGAGCCTCAATAGTTTGGCTATTAAAAGTACCTTTAATCAGGGACCATCCATTTCGGTATTGCCCTATCTTAAGTGGAAGGTGTTATAATATAGTGCTCTATTACTTGTCCATCGAGGTCAAGAAGTCTACCTGGAAATGAGTAGCGGCTTTGGCCAAGGTTTTATCCATCTCTGAAGAGACATCTTGGTCATTGGCAGAGGGTTGATTGGCAGCTAATATGGACAACTTGGTCAGAGATGAGCAAATCTCGAATCTGTTCCCAGCGATGATCCATTGATCTATGTGTGCAACCTCCTCGTCAATGGACCCTGTTCAATGATATGGGCATGAAATTAAAGACGGCCTGACAGGTCACTTGATTATCTATTTGGAAACTGGTCTCAGCCATTGGCTACTACCATCTTGTTTCTCAACTCATCCGAATGGTACATCTATAAATAGTGAATCCATTGTTTACTCGTTTTCACTTTGTTTCGCTTCACAGCCAAATTCACACAGGTGGGGATTTACTTCTTCTTCCTGGCCCTGCCATTCAGTCCCAAGGCATTGAGAACCAACCGATTGGCCACTTTGGAAGAGGTCTCGGGTCGGACTGCGGTCGGGTCATGGAACATGTACACATCATGGACACGGCTTTTGGATTGTTCCGTGCCTTGAACAAGCGGTCGAAtcttgatcttttcaaactcgGCCACCAAAGCCGCATTCATGAGTTCATTGGATTGAAACTTGGCCAAGGCGTGGGTGTCATCCACCCATTTCAGGTCGTACTTGCCGCGGAATTGGGTCAGTTCTTGGATGATATCGCCGGTCTTTAAGTCGGGTAAGAAGTCGTGGATCTCAACAATGTTTTGATTGGACAATTCCAATTTGTCTTGGTTGCTTAATTCGCAGTTCTCAATTTGAACCTGAGAACCGAAGCGATCTTTAATCTCCAGCAAAGCCGTCGATTCTCGTTTGGCCTTGGGCACATAAACGGCTTGAGTCGGCCTTTTGGCCACCGTCATCTTAACCTGGACCGCATCTTGAGGATCGTCCCAGAAAACCGCCAATTGTCTGAGCGGCTCAACGCCAAAAGATTGGGTGGAAAGTCCTGAAAAGGTTTGGACCAGTTCGTGGACC
This window harbors:
- the LOC131884978 gene encoding heparan sulfate glucosamine 3-O-sulfotransferase 5-like, with the translated sequence MWTSKVSRFLQVAILIVATVHLTGMVLVKFGKFHIHPVDTQVDNSSAIHRLPECIVIGVRKGGTRALLDMINLHSQVKIAKAEVHFFDIETNFHLGLEWYKSQMPKTMPGELAIEKSPSYFVTESVPQRIFAMNPQILLLLVLRDPVTRLISDYTQIMYNHLERGRTFKSFEELVFFPNKSVNTGYEAVAKSIYVQYIHRWMHFFPKNQIHIVNGDRLIHQPWHELRKVEQFLGLPLQIEKNDFFFNSTKGFHCLKKKTSSNPELHCLTKSKGRAHPNITDETKTRLRKFYAQFNYDLYNVVDRDFGWPEE
- the LOC131884977 gene encoding LOW QUALITY PROTEIN: L-fucose kinase-like (The sequence of the model RefSeq protein was modified relative to this genomic sequence to represent the inferred CDS: substituted 1 base at 1 genomic stop codon); translation: MSSSRESGSIDEEVAHIDQWIIAGNRFEICSSLTKLSILAANQPSANDQDVSSEMDKTLAKAATHFQIGQYRNGWSLIKGTFNSQTIEAHGTYLASQLDQVISLVTSYVTRTVQSNILPKPAGTRPPLNIWVESTSPARIDLAGGWTDTPPICNDXGGAVVGVAIVINGKRPIGCRMKRVECMEIKMHQGAQNKKGFTRTFGKMQDLQDFSNPTSDFALVKSCLHLATNFSLTQGTLEDLLAKHFEGGIEVETWSDLPEGTGLGTSSILAGTILACLWDCMGLVFTIDDIIHGVLQVEQLLTTGGGWQDQVNGLVPGIKIGRCLPKEPLTVTREIIPMEHPFNKVLESHLVLVYTGKVRLAKNLLQNVVKAWYSKKDVIHQAIRDNHDLATKMWTAIQNESLAQVGECLNTYWTLKKLLAEGSEPESIVPILKATKSLSLGQSLAGAGGGGFLVLITKAPNALDQVQAAVEHLGVTCHQAGVDLEGLTLVRDQCDVKKTFH